Proteins found in one Campylobacter canadensis genomic segment:
- the rpoC gene encoding DNA-directed RNA polymerase subunit beta': MNKQYTKIKLSEEEKPNQFDAIGFKIASPEVIRAWSHGEVKKPETINYRTLKPERDGLFCAKIFGPVRDYECLCGKYKKMRFKGVKCEKCGVEVTTSKVRRTRMGHIDLVTPVAHTWYSNAIPARISTLLDISTKDLNRVLYYEAYIVEEVGEAGNTVYDDNKKLAKYSVISEEQYQNINERYEDTGFKARMGGEVIRDLLAELDLVEMVNELKEACENAPKSKKPALVKKLKVVESFLTSNQNQDGNRPEWMMITVLPVLPPDLRPLVALDGGKFAVSDVNDLYRRVINRNSRLKRLLELDAPEIIIRNEKRMLQEAVDSLFDNAKKQSGAAKGANKRTLKSLTEIIKGKQGRFRQNLLGKRVDFSGRSVIVVGPKLRMDQCGLPKQMALELFKPHLLAKLEERGFATTVKQANKMIADKTNEVWECLQEVVKDHPVMLNRAPTLHKLSIQAFHPVLVEGKAIQLHPLVCAAFNADFDGDQMAVHVPLSQEAIAECKILMLSSMNILLPASGKAITVPSQDMVLGIYYLSLEKKDAKGANKICTGVDEVLIAMQTNSLDIHASIKTLIDGKIVKTTAGRLIIKSILPSFVPEHLWNKTLKKKDIGALVDYVYKNGGLEVSASFLDNLKNLGFEYATKAGISISIADIIVPDEKSMDIEGAKSKVRDIQNSYNQGLITASERYNKIIDIWKNTNNTLSKNMIELMKNDKAGFNSIYMMADSGARGSTGQISQLAAMRGLMAKPDGSIIETPITSNFKEGLNVLEYFISTHGARKGLADTALKTASAGYLTRKLIDVAQNVKITMHDCGTHEGIEVSEINADGAVVESLYDRIIGRVLADDIIDPISNEILFTEGTLIDEEKAKSVIQSNIKSVSIRTPITCKAKKGICSKCYGISLAESKLVKVGEAVGIISAQSIGEPGTQLTLRTFHSGGTATTDMQDRQIEIKQEGFIRYYNVQTYKNDEGKNIVANRRNASILLVEPKIKAPFDGEISYVYSHEDVIISIKSGKKEAKYTLRRHDVAKVNELAGVSGNIQGKLHLPYKEGEKVIENESIVEVIKEDYNIPRRIPYASELLIEDGAPIAQDIKAGAVGKLNYYIQKSDGLEKIDNIKKGHIINEKGMFVIISDENNRETIRHYIPRKSKIEFASKESVDDVNTIIISDASKESKILAQWDPYNNPIIAEFEGKVSFVDIESGLSVEEQTDELTGKSSLVVNEYLAAGLKPAIVLTKANGEMIRYQLESKTVIYVNDGDKVTQAQLLAKTPKAATKSKDITGGLPRVTELFEVRKVKNPATLAEVDGIVRISNSSKLKQTIFIETANGDSIEHIIDRHSQIQVRDGEMVHAGEKLTDGVVTSSDVLRILGEKALHHYLISEIQQVYSGQGVAISDKHIEIIISQMLRQVTIIDSGDTKFIAGDVVSRRRFAEENENIMKYGGAPAIAEPKLTGVTRASVNSDSIISAASFQETTKVLTEASVTGRIDYLEDLKENVVLGRMIPVGTGLYARKNLNIRKND; the protein is encoded by the coding sequence ATGAATAAGCAATACACAAAAATAAAATTAAGTGAAGAAGAAAAACCAAATCAATTTGATGCCATTGGTTTTAAAATAGCAAGTCCAGAGGTTATTCGTGCTTGGTCACACGGAGAAGTAAAAAAACCTGAAACTATTAATTATAGAACATTAAAGCCTGAAAGAGATGGGCTTTTTTGTGCTAAAATTTTTGGACCTGTTCGTGATTATGAGTGCTTATGCGGTAAGTATAAAAAAATGCGTTTTAAAGGCGTTAAATGCGAAAAATGTGGAGTTGAAGTAACAACTAGCAAGGTAAGAAGAACAAGAATGGGGCATATTGATTTAGTAACCCCAGTTGCACATACTTGGTATTCAAATGCAATTCCTGCAAGAATTAGCACCTTGCTTGATATTTCAACAAAGGATTTAAATAGAGTTTTATATTATGAAGCTTATATTGTTGAAGAGGTTGGAGAAGCTGGTAATACAGTTTATGATGATAATAAAAAATTAGCAAAATATAGTGTTATAAGCGAAGAACAATATCAAAATATAAATGAAAGATATGAAGATACAGGCTTTAAAGCTAGAATGGGTGGAGAAGTAATCCGTGATTTACTAGCTGAACTTGATTTGGTAGAAATGGTAAATGAATTAAAAGAAGCTTGTGAAAATGCTCCAAAATCTAAAAAACCAGCTTTAGTAAAGAAACTAAAAGTAGTTGAAAGCTTTTTAACAAGTAATCAAAATCAAGATGGTAATCGTCCTGAATGGATGATGATAACAGTTTTACCTGTTTTACCGCCTGATTTAAGACCTTTAGTAGCTTTAGATGGTGGAAAATTTGCAGTTTCAGATGTTAATGATTTGTATCGCCGTGTAATAAATAGAAATTCTCGTTTGAAAAGATTGCTTGAGCTTGATGCGCCTGAAATTATTATTAGAAACGAAAAAAGAATGCTACAAGAAGCGGTAGATTCTTTATTTGATAATGCTAAAAAACAAAGCGGTGCAGCAAAAGGTGCAAATAAAAGAACATTAAAATCTTTAACAGAAATTATCAAAGGTAAGCAAGGTCGTTTTAGACAAAACTTACTTGGTAAAAGGGTTGATTTTTCAGGTCGTAGTGTAATTGTTGTTGGACCAAAACTTAGAATGGACCAATGTGGTTTACCAAAACAAATGGCATTAGAATTATTTAAACCACACTTATTAGCTAAACTTGAAGAAAGAGGTTTTGCAACCACAGTAAAACAAGCTAATAAAATGATTGCTGATAAAACAAATGAAGTGTGGGAATGCTTACAAGAGGTTGTAAAAGACCATCCTGTTATGCTAAACCGTGCGCCAACTTTGCATAAGCTATCAATTCAAGCTTTTCATCCAGTTTTAGTAGAAGGCAAAGCAATTCAATTACACCCTCTTGTTTGTGCAGCCTTTAACGCAGACTTTGATGGGGACCAAATGGCAGTGCATGTTCCACTTTCACAAGAAGCAATAGCAGAATGTAAAATCTTAATGTTAAGCTCAATGAATATTTTATTACCAGCTAGTGGAAAGGCTATTACTGTTCCTTCTCAAGATATGGTTTTAGGTATTTATTATCTATCATTAGAGAAAAAAGATGCTAAGGGTGCAAATAAGATTTGTACAGGTGTTGATGAAGTTTTAATAGCAATGCAAACAAATTCTCTTGATATTCACGCAAGTATTAAGACTTTAATTGATGGAAAAATCGTAAAAACAACAGCAGGTAGATTAATTATAAAATCAATTTTACCTTCTTTTGTTCCTGAACATTTATGGAATAAAACACTTAAGAAAAAAGATATCGGCGCCTTAGTTGATTATGTGTATAAAAATGGTGGTTTAGAAGTTAGCGCATCGTTTTTAGATAACTTAAAGAATTTAGGTTTTGAATATGCAACTAAAGCTGGTATTTCAATTTCAATAGCAGATATTATTGTTCCTGATGAAAAATCAATGGATATTGAAGGTGCAAAATCAAAGGTTAGAGATATTCAAAATTCTTACAATCAAGGTTTAATTACCGCTAGTGAAAGATATAATAAAATTATTGATATTTGGAAGAATACAAACAATACACTATCAAAAAATATGATTGAATTAATGAAGAATGATAAGGCGGGATTTAATTCAATTTATATGATGGCAGATAGTGGAGCAAGAGGTTCAACAGGTCAAATTTCACAGCTTGCAGCGATGAGAGGACTTATGGCTAAGCCTGATGGCTCTATTATTGAAACACCAATTACTTCAAACTTTAAAGAAGGTTTGAATGTGCTTGAATACTTTATTTCAACTCACGGAGCAAGAAAGGGTCTTGCAGATACAGCTTTAAAAACAGCTAGTGCAGGATATTTAACAAGAAAATTAATTGATGTTGCGCAAAATGTAAAAATTACAATGCACGATTGTGGCACTCACGAAGGTATTGAAGTTAGTGAAATTAACGCCGATGGTGCAGTGGTTGAGAGCTTGTATGATAGAATTATTGGTCGTGTTTTAGCTGATGATATTATTGACCCAATTAGTAATGAAATTTTATTTACTGAAGGTACTTTAATTGATGAAGAAAAAGCAAAAAGCGTAATTCAAAGCAATATTAAATCAGTTAGCATTAGAACACCAATTACTTGCAAGGCTAAAAAAGGTATTTGCTCTAAGTGTTATGGAATTTCACTTGCTGAAAGCAAATTAGTTAAAGTTGGTGAAGCAGTTGGTATTATATCAGCTCAATCAATCGGTGAACCAGGAACTCAGCTAACGCTTAGAACATTCCACAGTGGTGGTACTGCAACTACTGATATGCAAGATAGACAAATTGAAATTAAACAAGAAGGTTTTATAAGATATTACAATGTGCAAACTTATAAAAATGATGAAGGTAAAAATATAGTTGCTAATCGTAGAAATGCAAGTATTTTACTAGTTGAGCCTAAAATTAAAGCTCCATTTGATGGAGAAATTAGCTATGTATATTCTCACGAAGATGTGATTATTAGCATTAAATCAGGCAAAAAAGAAGCAAAATACACATTACGCCGCCACGATGTTGCAAAAGTTAATGAGCTTGCAGGTGTAAGTGGAAATATTCAAGGAAAATTACATTTACCATACAAAGAAGGTGAAAAAGTAATTGAAAACGAAAGTATAGTTGAAGTAATTAAAGAAGATTACAATATTCCACGCCGTATTCCATACGCAAGTGAATTATTAATTGAAGATGGTGCGCCAATAGCACAAGACATTAAAGCAGGTGCAGTAGGTAAGCTAAATTATTACATACAAAAAAGCGATGGTCTAGAAAAAATTGACAATATTAAAAAAGGACATATTATTAATGAAAAAGGTATGTTTGTGATTATTTCTGATGAGAATAATCGTGAGACAATAAGACATTACATTCCAAGAAAATCTAAAATTGAGTTCGCAAGTAAAGAAAGTGTTGATGATGTAAATACAATTATTATTAGCGATGCAAGTAAAGAAAGCAAGATTTTAGCTCAATGGGACCCATACAATAACCCTATTATCGCTGAATTTGAAGGAAAGGTTAGCTTTGTAGATATTGAAAGCGGCTTAAGTGTTGAGGAGCAAACCGATGAATTAACAGGAAAATCTTCTTTAGTTGTAAATGAATACTTAGCTGCTGGTTTAAAACCTGCTATTGTTTTAACTAAGGCAAATGGAGAAATGATTAGATATCAATTAGAATCTAAAACTGTTATTTATGTAAATGATGGAGATAAGGTTACTCAAGCACAATTATTAGCAAAAACTCCAAAAGCTGCTACAAAGTCAAAGGATATTACAGGTGGTCTTCCAAGAGTTACAGAATTGTTTGAAGTTAGAAAGGTTAAAAATCCTGCAACTTTAGCTGAAGTAGATGGAATTGTAAGAATTTCTAATAGTTCTAAATTAAAGCAAACAATCTTTATTGAAACAGCAAATGGGGATAGTATAGAGCATATCATTGACCGCCATAGCCAAATCCAAGTAAGAGATGGAGAAATGGTTCATGCTGGTGAAAAATTAACTGATGGTGTTGTTACAAGTTCTGATGTTTTAAGAATTTTAGGTGAAAAAGCATTGCATCATTATTTAATTAGTGAAATTCAACAAGTTTATTCAGGACAAGGCGTTGCAATTTCTGATAAACATATTGAAATTATTATTTCACAAATGTTAAGACAAGTAACCATTATTGATAGTGGGGATACTAAGTTTATTGCAGGTGATGTTGTATCACGCCGCCGTTTTGCTGAAGAAAATGAAAATATTATGAAATACGGTGGAGCACCTGCTATTGCTGAACCAAAACTAACTGGTGTTACAAGAGCTTCTGTAAATAGTGATAGTATAATTTCAGCTGCATCTTTCCAAGAAACAACTAAGGTTTTAACAGAAGCAAGTGTTACAGGAAGAATTGATTACTTAGAAGACCTAAAAGAAAATGTTGTTTTAGGTAGAATGATTCCAGTTGGTACAGGCTTATACGCTCGTAAAAATCTAAATATCCGCAAAAACGACTAA
- the tpx gene encoding thiol peroxidase, with protein sequence MKVNFKANPVEITDAIKVGDSVKSTKVVAKDLSEVDLNKDAIIICLPSIDTGVCAKEAREFNERANALGMPIYVVSKDLPFAMGRFCTAEGLENIIPVSDFRYADFAKNYGCLITEGALNGLLARAVFVQKAGKIVYSEICSEITELPNFDALAQAL encoded by the coding sequence ATGAAAGTAAATTTTAAAGCTAATCCAGTAGAAATTACTGATGCAATTAAGGTTGGCGATAGTGTAAAATCAACCAAAGTAGTAGCAAAAGATTTAAGTGAAGTAGATTTAAATAAAGATGCGATTATTATTTGCTTACCAAGTATTGACACAGGCGTATGCGCAAAAGAAGCAAGAGAATTTAACGAAAGAGCAAATGCTTTAGGAATGCCTATTTATGTTGTAAGTAAAGATTTACCATTTGCAATGGGTAGATTTTGCACTGCTGAAGGTTTAGAAAACATTATTCCAGTAAGTGATTTTAGATATGCTGATTTTGCTAAAAATTACGGCTGTTTAATTACTGAAGGCGCTTTAAATGGCTTACTTGCAAGAGCGGTTTTTGTTCAAAAAGCAGGAAAAATTGTTTATAGCGAAATCTGCAGCGAGATTACAGAATTACCTAACTTTGATGCCTTAGCACAAGCATTATAA
- the dcuC gene encoding C4-dicarboxylate transporter DcuC yields the protein MSIFQNILGLITIIAMIVLLVKKYESRMVLFSCGFFLCVVAFKPFDAFNAFSTAMKNAKVIEPIVASMGFAYVLKLTECDKHLVYALSKVLKFANGAMLVFGAVIITAIINISITSSSGCSAAVGAIIIPFLMRMGVHPAISACTVFLGTYGSANLNPGYAQTIIVADVSKSSVIDVIHYEAIYFGISALICASLLSLVAVFLKEHKGYVAQDLANDANFKVNAIKAIIPVIPVAILIISHIQGVKDYYEQIFSNKMPDIKISYAMIFGSFLAFLVCMKNVKSADIVKKFFAGMGEGFAHVYGIITCALIFVAGLKAIGFVNELIELMKANPNIASFAGNTGTFILALITGSGDAAALSFNQAVTIHANDFGIEPMHLGSAITAVAGLGRSMSPIAGAAIICAGYAKVNPIELAKRNAIPTIVASIVYVLITL from the coding sequence ATGTCTATATTTCAAAACATTTTAGGGCTAATTACAATTATTGCTATGATTGTTTTATTAGTTAAAAAATATGAAAGTAGAATGGTTTTATTTTCTTGCGGATTTTTCCTTTGCGTTGTTGCATTTAAGCCTTTTGATGCTTTTAATGCCTTTTCAACCGCTATGAAAAATGCAAAAGTTATTGAACCTATTGTGGCTTCTATGGGCTTTGCTTATGTTTTAAAATTAACCGAATGCGATAAGCATTTAGTTTATGCGCTTTCAAAGGTTTTAAAATTTGCAAATGGTGCTATGCTTGTATTTGGCGCTGTTATAATTACTGCTATTATTAATATTTCTATCACAAGTTCAAGTGGTTGCTCTGCTGCTGTTGGAGCGATTATTATTCCTTTTTTAATGAGAATGGGAGTTCATCCTGCTATTTCTGCTTGTACTGTGTTTTTAGGAACTTATGGAAGTGCGAATTTAAACCCTGGTTATGCACAAACAATTATCGTTGCTGATGTTTCAAAAAGTAGCGTTATTGATGTTATTCATTATGAGGCAATTTATTTTGGAATTAGTGCTTTAATTTGTGCTAGTTTGCTTAGCTTGGTTGCTGTATTTTTAAAAGAACACAAAGGCTATGTAGCTCAAGATTTAGCAAACGATGCGAATTTTAAAGTAAATGCTATTAAGGCAATTATTCCTGTTATACCTGTTGCTATTTTAATAATTAGCCATATTCAAGGCGTAAAAGATTATTATGAACAAATTTTTTCAAATAAAATGCCTGATATTAAAATCTCTTATGCAATGATTTTTGGTTCTTTTTTAGCCTTTTTAGTTTGTATGAAAAATGTAAAAAGTGCTGATATTGTAAAAAAATTCTTTGCTGGAATGGGTGAAGGTTTTGCTCATGTTTATGGGATTATTACTTGTGCTTTAATCTTTGTTGCTGGACTTAAGGCTATTGGCTTTGTTAATGAACTTATTGAATTAATGAAGGCAAATCCAAACATAGCTAGTTTTGCAGGAAATACAGGTACTTTTATTTTAGCATTAATTACTGGAAGTGGCGATGCTGCTGCTTTAAGCTTTAATCAAGCAGTTACAATTCACGCAAATGATTTTGGGATTGAGCCTATGCATTTAGGTTCGGCAATTACTGCTGTTGCTGGTCTTGGAAGAAGTATGAGCCCTATTGCTGGTGCTGCTATTATTTGTGCTGGATATGCTAAAGTTAATCCTATTGAACTAGCTAAAAGAAATGCCATTCCAACTATAGTTGCTTCAATAGTTTATGTATTAATTACTTTATAA
- a CDS encoding helix-turn-helix transcriptional regulator: protein MNKQTKADYIKLVHFLAQALGKDYEIVLHDITEDGVSIAEIVNNHISGRSINSPITGFALELLNKKIYEERDFLSNYKASASGKNIKGSTFFIKENNKLSGMLCINYDKSRIENIAAQLLNNDSINEEYAYEEVLSLDLNELILELTGLSINEIKTTNLKPKQRQDIVDKIYEKGIFNIKGSITQIASLLNLSESSIYRCINKSKQKFS from the coding sequence ATGAATAAACAAACAAAAGCAGATTATATAAAATTAGTTCATTTTTTAGCTCAAGCGCTTGGTAAAGATTATGAAATAGTTTTGCACGATATTACAGAAGATGGTGTTAGTATTGCTGAAATTGTAAATAATCACATCAGTGGAAGAAGTATTAATTCGCCTATTACAGGATTCGCCCTAGAATTACTAAATAAAAAAATTTATGAAGAAAGAGACTTTTTAAGCAATTATAAAGCAAGTGCTAGTGGAAAAAACATAAAAGGCAGTACTTTTTTTATAAAAGAAAACAACAAACTAAGCGGAATGCTTTGTATAAATTATGATAAAAGCAGGATTGAAAACATAGCAGCCCAGCTTTTAAACAACGATAGCATTAATGAAGAATACGCTTATGAAGAAGTGTTAAGCTTGGATTTAAACGAACTTATTTTAGAGCTAACAGGTCTTAGTATAAATGAAATTAAAACTACGAATTTAAAACCAAAGCAAAGGCAAGATATAGTAGATAAAATCTATGAAAAAGGTATTTTTAATATTAAAGGTTCAATTACTCAAATTGCTTCTTTGCTTAACTTATCAGAATCAAGCATTTATCGCTGTATAAATAAATCAAAACAAAAATTCTCTTAA
- a CDS encoding D-serine ammonia-lyase: MLIDDLKAMKETSWLNDNLASNVLEELNNSAIKLEQIEQARARLNRFAPLLKILFPSTNATNGIIESPLHCANFFKQELEKLHKCKINKDLYIKLDSHLPISGSIKARGGIYEVLKHAEDLLIQNNLLNTNDDYSKIIKHKDFLSKYKIAVGSTGNLGLSIGIMSAKLGFKVDVHMSNCAKEWKKRMLKEHGCNVITYDSDYGVAVEQGRKNAQNDPFCYFIDDENSHNLFLGYSVAAKRLKAQFEALDITINENRPLYVYLPCGVGGGPGGVAYGLKSVFANNVKCFFAEPTHSPCMVLGLATKKHEQICVADIGLDNITAADGLAVGRASSLVGKVLERVIDGCFTVSDENMYRYLGLLAQSENIKLEPSALAGVRALSIADELKLNNENAIHLIWATGGNMVPDDEMNEYLKTAKGLL, translated from the coding sequence ATGTTAATTGATGATTTAAAAGCAATGAAAGAAACAAGTTGGCTAAACGATAATTTAGCAAGTAATGTATTAGAAGAATTAAACAATTCTGCTATAAAACTAGAACAAATAGAACAAGCAAGAGCAAGGCTTAATCGCTTTGCGCCCTTGCTTAAAATTCTTTTTCCATCAACCAATGCTACAAATGGTATCATTGAAAGCCCTTTGCATTGTGCGAATTTCTTCAAACAAGAATTAGAAAAATTACACAAGTGCAAAATAAACAAAGATTTATATATAAAATTAGATTCTCACCTTCCAATATCAGGTTCAATAAAGGCTCGTGGTGGAATTTATGAGGTTTTAAAACACGCTGAAGATTTACTAATTCAAAACAATTTACTTAATACAAACGATGATTATTCAAAAATAATAAAGCATAAAGATTTTTTAAGTAAATACAAAATCGCTGTAGGTTCAACAGGGAATTTAGGTTTATCAATTGGTATTATGAGTGCTAAACTTGGATTTAAGGTTGATGTACATATGAGTAATTGTGCAAAAGAGTGGAAAAAAAGAATGCTAAAAGAGCATGGTTGTAATGTAATTACTTATGATAGCGATTATGGAGTAGCGGTTGAACAAGGAAGAAAAAATGCACAAAACGACCCTTTTTGCTATTTTATAGATGATGAAAATTCGCATAACTTATTTTTAGGATACAGCGTTGCGGCTAAGAGATTAAAAGCTCAATTTGAAGCTTTAGATATAACAATAAATGAAAATAGACCACTTTATGTTTATCTTCCTTGCGGAGTTGGCGGTGGTCCTGGCGGGGTTGCTTATGGGTTAAAAAGCGTATTTGCTAATAATGTAAAATGCTTTTTTGCTGAACCAACGCATAGCCCTTGTATGGTTTTAGGACTTGCAACAAAAAAGCACGAACAAATTTGCGTTGCTGATATCGGACTTGATAATATTACTGCTGCTGATGGACTTGCGGTTGGTAGGGCTTCTTCTCTTGTTGGGAAAGTTTTAGAGCGTGTTATTGACGGTTGCTTTACTGTAAGCGATGAAAATATGTATAGATATTTAGGACTTTTAGCACAAAGTGAAAATATAAAACTAGAACCATCTGCACTAGCAGGGGTAAGGGCTTTAAGCATTGCTGATGAATTAAAGTTAAATAATGAAAATGCCATTCATTTAATTTGGGCAACTGGTGGAAATATGGTACCCGATGATGAAATGAATGAATATTTAAAAACAGCTAAAGGATTATTATAA
- a CDS encoding gluconate:H+ symporter translates to MSNLALISVLIASIVLVVFCIAKLKIHAFLSLSLASIFVALITGVDLLKIGSIIENGVGGTLGFLAVIIGCGSILGKMLEVSGGAEKIALSLLNLLGKKRADVVMMLVGFIAGIPVFVEVGFVLLVPLVLVVAKEIGVSRIKIGVALATSLMSVHCMVPPHPAATSIVATLGADIGKVILMSIVVGMICAFIGGVLFLKFFVFSQDDEVAIKNEENSTVKNMPSTALTYFTILLPLVLMLLKTLVFKDNAVFAFIGNPIIALLISVFVAYYTLGLKQGYSMQELMEFSSNSFTQIASILLIIGAGGAFNEILIASGIGEALKQVLGSLSLNPVFLAWLIAIILHASVGSATVAMISAAGIVLQIDSNISKEVLCLAIGSGAIGCTIVTDSLFWLVKESLGMSVKAMFKYFTGATLIASICGLILSYVLSIIL, encoded by the coding sequence ATGAGCAATTTAGCTTTAATTTCGGTATTAATAGCCTCTATTGTTCTTGTTGTGTTTTGTATCGCAAAGCTTAAAATTCACGCATTTTTATCCTTAAGTCTAGCAAGTATTTTTGTAGCACTCATTACAGGAGTGGATTTATTAAAAATAGGCTCTATTATTGAAAATGGAGTAGGCGGCACACTAGGATTTTTAGCAGTAATCATAGGTTGCGGAAGTATTTTAGGAAAAATGTTAGAAGTTAGCGGTGGAGCAGAAAAAATAGCACTGTCATTATTAAATCTACTTGGCAAAAAAAGGGCTGATGTTGTTATGATGTTAGTTGGATTTATAGCAGGAATTCCTGTTTTTGTTGAAGTTGGTTTTGTACTATTAGTGCCTTTGGTTTTGGTTGTTGCTAAAGAAATAGGCGTAAGCAGAATAAAAATAGGTGTAGCACTTGCAACATCTTTAATGAGTGTTCATTGTATGGTTCCACCTCATCCTGCTGCAACAAGCATTGTAGCAACTTTAGGTGCTGATATAGGCAAGGTTATTTTAATGAGCATTGTTGTAGGTATGATATGTGCTTTTATTGGCGGGGTGCTTTTTTTAAAATTTTTTGTTTTTTCACAAGATGATGAAGTAGCTATTAAAAACGAAGAAAACTCTACTGTAAAAAATATGCCAAGCACAGCACTTACTTATTTTACCATTCTTTTGCCTTTAGTTTTAATGCTGCTTAAGACCTTAGTGTTTAAAGATAATGCGGTATTTGCATTCATTGGTAATCCTATTATTGCTTTATTAATAAGTGTTTTTGTAGCTTATTATACTTTGGGTTTAAAGCAAGGTTACTCTATGCAAGAACTTATGGAATTTAGCTCTAATTCATTCACGCAAATTGCATCAATTTTGTTAATAATCGGAGCTGGAGGGGCTTTTAATGAGATTTTAATCGCATCAGGAATTGGTGAAGCTTTAAAGCAAGTTTTAGGAAGTCTTAGCCTAAATCCTGTATTCTTAGCTTGGCTTATTGCAATTATTTTACATGCTAGTGTTGGCAGTGCGACGGTTGCTATGATTAGTGCGGCTGGAATTGTTCTTCAAATAGATAGTAATATAAGCAAAGAAGTTTTATGCCTTGCAATAGGTAGTGGGGCTATAGGTTGTACTATTGTAACTGATAGTTTGTTTTGGCTAGTAAAAGAAAGTTTAGGAATGAGTGTAAAGGCTATGTTTAAATACTTTACTGGCGCAACTTTAATCGCAAGTATTTGTGGTTTAATTTTAAGTTATGTATTATCAATAATTTTATAA
- a CDS encoding MmgE/PrpD family protein, with product MLYSEKLADFVINTKYEDIPTSVITRAKELMLDTVGVAIAGSTNDAILKSIKAFKDENANVSIWGSDFKATPINAAMLNAMSSHVLDFDDTLTKAILHASAILTPLCLSYGFSKTNDGKKILKAFIMGWEVAGRIGIASNGTFHKKGFHTSAIAGVFAATTAACIINDLDSLQTINALGFAASFAGGINEFLSNGSNSKILHIANAVLNGIRASKYAQIGLFAPVSIFEGRDNIFRAFGIENECNKKQLDENLGKDYMIMQVSIKPYPSCHFAHGLIDCAKLLKEDGIKACDIEEIICYVNSVPISFICEPIEQKHNPKSDYEVKFSFAYLFSLMFIDGYLNLKSFENIKRKEIADFAKKIKYEKYESTYFPKYFYGKISVKLKNQKTLIKEVKINKGNPENPLNKDELLEKFYSNVNNLALSNSIKEQILNIENIKNFKTPNK from the coding sequence ATGCTTTATAGTGAAAAATTGGCTGACTTTGTAATAAATACAAAGTATGAAGATATACCAACTAGTGTAATAACTAGAGCAAAAGAGTTAATGCTTGATACAGTTGGGGTAGCTATTGCAGGTAGTACAAATGATGCTATTTTAAAAAGCATAAAAGCATTTAAAGATGAAAACGCTAATGTAAGCATTTGGGGTAGTGATTTTAAAGCTACTCCAATTAATGCAGCTATGCTAAATGCAATGAGTTCTCATGTGCTTGATTTTGATGATACTTTAACTAAAGCTATTTTACATGCAAGTGCTATTTTAACCCCACTTTGTCTTAGTTATGGATTTTCTAAAACAAATGATGGTAAAAAAATTCTAAAAGCCTTTATTATGGGTTGGGAGGTTGCAGGAAGAATAGGAATTGCTAGTAATGGAACTTTTCATAAAAAAGGTTTTCACACAAGTGCTATAGCAGGAGTTTTTGCAGCTACAACAGCAGCTTGTATTATTAATGACTTAGATAGTTTGCAAACAATTAACGCTTTAGGCTTTGCTGCTTCTTTTGCTGGTGGAATAAATGAATTTTTAAGCAATGGGAGTAATTCTAAAATTCTTCACATTGCAAATGCAGTTTTAAATGGAATTAGAGCAAGTAAATATGCACAAATTGGACTTTTTGCACCTGTTAGCATTTTTGAAGGTCGTGATAATATCTTTAGAGCCTTTGGTATAGAAAATGAATGTAATAAAAAGCAACTAGATGAAAACTTAGGCAAAGATTATATGATAATGCAAGTATCAATAAAACCATACCCAAGTTGCCATTTTGCACACGGCTTAATTGATTGTGCAAAATTGTTAAAAGAAGATGGCATTAAAGCTTGTGATATAGAAGAAATAATATGCTATGTAAATAGCGTTCCTATATCTTTTATATGCGAACCAATAGAGCAAAAACACAATCCAAAAAGTGATTATGAAGTTAAATTTTCTTTTGCTTATTTATTTAGTTTAATGTTTATTGATGGCTATTTAAATTTAAAATCTTTTGAAAATATAAAGCGAAAAGAAATTGCAGACTTTGCTAAAAAAATAAAATACGAAAAATATGAATCTACATATTTTCCAAAATATTTTTATGGCAAAATTAGCGTAAAATTAAAAAATCAAAAAACACTTATAAAAGAAGTAAAAATAAACAAAGGTAATCCAGAAAATCCTTTAAATAAAGATGAATTACTAGAAAAATTTTATTCAAATGTAAATAATTTAGCTTTATCAAACAGTATCAAAGAGCAAATCTTAAACATTGAAAATATAAAAAATTTTAAAACTCCTAACAAATAA